One region of Rana temporaria chromosome 11, aRanTem1.1, whole genome shotgun sequence genomic DNA includes:
- the LOC120917671 gene encoding 5-hydroxytryptamine receptor 3A-like, whose translation MLWTLMLLLYAATCCGQSTCGYYDVADFLGVLNQSTLLMNIRPVRDWREPTLVSMDMTFRGVLDMDEKLQIMTTLLDIKMVWHNEFLSWEPSNFCDIKRIFIPEGSVWIPDITISEMTEDDSLDVLYMELNYNGTILRRKTLKVVTTCPLDLYKFPFDKQKCNLTFGMSINPGIDVQLIPISNAEKVTRLSKEQFSKSEWDLTQVDIMHLNVSKYGEEWSKVIYQVLIRRAPILYVINLIIPACLLVVVDVSSMFIPMEGGERLGFKITIVLGFSVLLLILNDFLPNTDNPPILGVFCMICLLIMIISIVDSIFISYMLHISSVRPDVPEFIKLWVLKRLAFVLRINIKKDLDSIVVGSSNKASDENLALTESEKETNKHLSKNGKDSAEIKLLKRLLLELLMVRRHLIVSKKEEEAKSEWNLVAFVLDRFILILYLLIVVIIVVIVVLVWAM comes from the exons CAGCTACATGTTGTGGCCAGAGCACATGTGGATACTATGATGTAGCAGATTTTCTTGGAGTTCTGAATCAGTCTACTCTTCTTATGAATATCCGACCTGTCAGAGACTGGAGAGAACCCACCCTGGTATCCATGGACATGACCTTCCGAGGGGTTCTGGATATG gatGAAAAGTTACAGATAATGACAACATTGTTGGACATTAAAATG GTATGGCACAATGAGTTCCTATCCTGGGAACCAAGTAATTTCTGTGACATAAAACGTATCTTCATTCCAGAGGGGTCAGTCTGGATTCCTGACATCACTATATCTGAAAT GACAGAGGATGACTCTCTTGATGTCCTATATATGGAGCTCAATTACAATGGCACCATTCTGAGAAGAAAAACACTTAAGGTCGTGACCACATGTCCTCTTGACCTGTACAAGTTTCCATTTGACAAACAGAAATGTAATTTGACCTTTGGCATGAGCATAAATCCAG GTATTGATGTGCAGTTGATTCCCATTTCTAATGCTGAAAAAGTAACTCGATTGTCAAAAGAAcaattttcaaagtcagaatgGGATCTCACACAAGTAGATATTATGCATTTAAATGTCTCTAAATATGGGGAGGAATGGAGTAAAGTCATTTATCAG GTCCTTATAAGGAGAGCTCCCATTCTCTATGTCATCAATCTTATTATACCGGCCTGTTTGCTTGTGGTGGTAGACGTATCAAGTATGTTTATTCCCATGGAGGGTGGAGAGCGCCTAGGATTTAAGATAACCATTGTGCTTGGCTTCTCTGTGCTTCTATTGATTCTAAATGATTTCCTGCCCAACACAGACAATCCACCTATACTGG gtgttTTCTGTATGATATGTCTGCTCATTATGATCATTAGTATTGTTGACTCTATCTTCATATCATACATGTTGCACATTTCTTCTGTGCGGCCAGATGtaccagaatttataaagctttggGTTCTAAAACGACTGGCGTTTGTCCTTAGAATTAATATAAAGAAGGATTTGGACTCCATAGTTGTCGGGAGCAGTAACAAAG CTTCAGATGAAAATCTGGCACTCACTGAATCAGAGAAAGAAACCAACAAGCATCTCTCAAAAAATGGCAAAGACAGCGCAGAGATTAAACTACTCAAAAGATTGCTATTGGAACTGCTCATGGTTCGAAGACATCTTATCGtctcaaaaaaagaggaggagGCAAAATCTGAGTGGAATCTGGTGGCTTTTGTCTTGGACAGGTTCATCCTCATCCTTTACCTCCTCATTGTGGTCATTATTGTCGTCATAGTGGTCCTTGTGTGGGCGATGTAA